From the Cryptosporangium phraense genome, one window contains:
- a CDS encoding ATP-binding protein, translating into MVAERAIPDPVGPVRVPADRRATPVRGRTAELDALGALVGRLADGHGGVLVFAGGTGSGKSRLLAEARSLATAAGFRALGGAAEAESRLLPLAPLLDALHGPVDPVLGPEPARRLATGTDQRYQVLDEFQDQLERAARRTPLLITIDDLHWADDATRFVLRALPERLAGHRVAWVLTTRPADADPTLTRLADGGATIHPLRPLDDTAVEAVARDVLGRPPSPAERALAHRAGGEPLLLVELLRGLAEQADVFSGRLRAVIGRRVERLSEPAQEAVRIGAAVGDRFTVTQLATLLDRSPAALTGPLEELAGEGLLTSEGGQRRFRTGLVREVLSQDLPVDLVRALRRQAVDADLADGRPVLEVADALLDSALPGDLAAVELLRRAASAAVPGRAVELLTGALELAPADHAVRAGLIEDAVGAYVLAGRAADGLALAERSLQGRLDPEVEARIRLSIAVVHREYSFAQSVRHSTTALGLSGVSGGTRARLLATRALTRIRDYEIEATAALLPSAMRLARATGDVEALSALRAVEACVRLHTDGITAARASLAAARDLVDAPLLWSPALLTAVCASMAGEVGAALAAVDAAAPGRGGVLRALRARLRFDAGALAEAAALAAAFPERPETMEPDHTAAIIGLYTAGRAALASGDEAGIAGAARNAQRMRDAESLAVRCTGAWLAALVADAQGDPARALALAAPALARLEGVGPWLAEPPDPGDPALLVRIALRAGNQRLAERIASRATADAARNPDLPALVAGGAHARGLTERSPAELDRAIALLEPGERPLVLAAALEDAGRLAGRGDTGVGYLDRALLLLDRHGAHRDAARVRALLRELGVRRRRAARARGITGWAALTATELEVARIIGRGATKREAADRLFLSPHTVSTHLRNTYAKLGVRSRVELARIVLAEDQ; encoded by the coding sequence ATGGTGGCGGAGCGGGCGATCCCGGACCCGGTGGGCCCGGTGCGCGTCCCGGCGGACCGCCGGGCGACTCCGGTCCGCGGCCGGACCGCGGAGCTCGACGCTCTGGGCGCGCTCGTCGGCCGGCTCGCGGACGGCCACGGGGGCGTCCTGGTGTTCGCGGGCGGCACCGGATCGGGTAAGAGCCGCTTACTGGCCGAGGCCAGGAGCCTGGCCACCGCGGCCGGGTTCCGCGCGCTCGGCGGGGCGGCCGAGGCCGAGTCGCGCCTGCTGCCGCTGGCCCCGCTGCTCGACGCCCTGCACGGCCCGGTCGACCCGGTCCTCGGCCCGGAGCCGGCCCGTCGCCTGGCCACCGGCACCGACCAGCGCTACCAGGTGCTCGACGAGTTCCAGGACCAGCTGGAGCGGGCCGCCCGGCGGACTCCGCTGCTGATCACGATCGACGACCTGCACTGGGCCGACGACGCCACCCGGTTCGTGCTGCGGGCGCTGCCGGAGCGGCTCGCCGGGCACCGCGTCGCCTGGGTCCTCACCACCCGGCCCGCGGACGCCGACCCGACGCTGACCCGGCTGGCCGACGGCGGCGCGACGATCCACCCGCTCCGGCCCCTGGACGACACCGCGGTCGAGGCGGTCGCGCGGGACGTGCTGGGGCGTCCGCCGTCGCCGGCCGAACGCGCGCTCGCCCACCGGGCCGGCGGCGAGCCGCTGCTCCTCGTCGAACTGCTGCGCGGGCTGGCCGAGCAGGCCGACGTGTTCTCCGGGCGGCTGCGCGCGGTGATCGGCCGACGGGTGGAGCGGCTCTCCGAGCCGGCCCAGGAAGCGGTCCGGATCGGCGCGGCGGTCGGCGACCGGTTCACGGTCACCCAGCTGGCGACGCTGCTCGACCGCTCCCCCGCCGCCCTGACCGGCCCGCTCGAGGAGCTGGCCGGCGAGGGGCTCCTGACCTCCGAGGGCGGGCAGCGGCGCTTCCGCACCGGGCTGGTCCGCGAGGTGCTCAGTCAGGACCTGCCGGTCGACCTGGTCCGGGCGCTGCGCCGCCAGGCCGTCGACGCCGACCTCGCCGACGGCCGCCCGGTGCTCGAGGTGGCCGACGCGCTGCTGGACTCGGCGCTCCCCGGTGACCTGGCCGCGGTGGAACTGCTGCGCCGGGCCGCGTCCGCCGCCGTACCCGGCCGGGCGGTCGAGCTGCTGACCGGAGCGCTCGAGCTGGCCCCGGCCGACCACGCCGTCCGGGCCGGGTTGATCGAGGACGCGGTCGGCGCCTACGTGCTGGCCGGCCGGGCCGCCGACGGGCTGGCGCTGGCCGAACGGTCGCTGCAGGGCCGGTTGGACCCGGAGGTCGAGGCGCGCATCCGGCTGTCGATCGCCGTCGTCCACCGGGAGTACTCGTTCGCCCAGTCGGTCCGGCACAGCACCACCGCGCTCGGCCTCTCCGGCGTCTCCGGCGGCACCCGGGCCCGGTTGCTGGCCACCCGGGCGCTCACCCGGATCCGCGACTACGAGATCGAGGCCACCGCCGCGCTCCTCCCGTCCGCGATGCGGCTGGCCCGGGCCACCGGCGACGTCGAGGCGCTGTCCGCCCTGCGGGCGGTCGAGGCGTGCGTCCGCCTGCACACCGACGGGATCACCGCGGCCCGGGCGTCGCTCGCCGCGGCCCGTGACCTGGTCGACGCCCCGCTGCTCTGGAGCCCGGCGCTGCTCACGGCCGTCTGCGCGAGCATGGCCGGCGAGGTGGGGGCCGCGCTCGCCGCGGTCGACGCCGCCGCGCCCGGGCGGGGCGGCGTCCTGCGTGCGCTGCGGGCCCGCCTGCGGTTCGACGCCGGAGCCCTGGCCGAGGCGGCCGCGCTGGCCGCGGCCTTCCCGGAGCGCCCGGAGACGATGGAGCCCGACCACACGGCCGCGATCATCGGGCTCTACACGGCCGGTCGGGCCGCGCTGGCCAGCGGCGACGAGGCGGGCATCGCCGGGGCGGCCCGCAACGCCCAGCGGATGCGCGACGCGGAGTCGCTCGCCGTGCGGTGCACCGGCGCCTGGCTCGCCGCGCTGGTCGCCGACGCCCAGGGCGACCCGGCGCGCGCGCTCGCCCTGGCCGCGCCCGCGCTGGCCCGGCTGGAGGGCGTCGGCCCGTGGCTGGCCGAGCCGCCCGACCCGGGTGACCCGGCGCTGCTGGTCCGGATCGCGCTGCGCGCCGGGAACCAGCGGCTGGCCGAGCGCATCGCGTCCCGGGCCACCGCCGACGCCGCCCGCAACCCCGACCTGCCCGCGCTGGTCGCCGGTGGGGCGCACGCCCGCGGGCTGACCGAGCGCAGTCCGGCCGAGCTCGACCGGGCGATCGCGCTGCTGGAGCCGGGTGAGCGCCCGCTGGTCCTGGCCGCCGCGCTGGAGGACGCCGGTCGGCTGGCCGGACGCGGCGACACCGGGGTCGGCTACCTCGACCGGGCCCTGCTGCTGCTCGACCGGCACGGCGCCCACCGCGACGCGGCCCGGGTCCGCGCGCTGCTGCGCGAGCTCGGCGTGCGGCGCCGCCGAGCCGCACGGGCCCGCGGAATCACCGGCTGGGCGGCGCTGACCGCGACCGAGCTCGAGGTCGCGCGGATCATCGGACGCGGCGCGACCAAGCGCGAGGCCGCCGACCGGCTGTTCCTGTCTCCGCACACGGTCAGCACGCACCTGCGCAACACCTACGCCAAGCTCGGCGTCCGCTCCCGGGTCGAGCTGGCCCGGATCGTGCTGGCCGAAGATCAGTGA
- a CDS encoding MFS transporter, with protein MDRDGLSVMPETAPAEPAARRRGTFRALGSRPFRLYFAGQVASASGTFLQQTAIGWLVLQLTHSASALGLVLAAGGIPSLLLGPWGGALADRIDLRRLLLATQAAYAVCAGLLWALAASGHASVAAIVAINVVAGLVSIPDSPARQAFVSALVPPDDLASAVSLNGVVVNGARVIGPALAGALIVTVGTTPCFAVNAISYLAVIVALLFVRPRSAGRRPAGRAGVGAALTYARGRQQLWLPLTMMALVGLFAFNFAVVLPVLADRTLHGGGGTYSLLSTMLSIGSVAGSLAVGLVRHPRRPYLVAAAAAFGVGLALTAVAPGVVVACASLLVTGVAAFSFVTLCSTTLQLHSSSEFRGRVMALWVFVYLGTTPIGSVLTGWIVSAGGPRAALWVGAAACLVAALVAGRVHTPPHPDAAYADLPR; from the coding sequence GTGGATCGTGACGGGCTGAGCGTGATGCCGGAGACGGCCCCGGCCGAGCCCGCGGCCCGGCGGCGGGGGACGTTCCGGGCGCTCGGGTCGCGGCCGTTCCGGCTGTACTTCGCCGGCCAGGTCGCCTCGGCCAGCGGCACGTTCCTGCAGCAGACCGCGATCGGCTGGCTGGTTCTGCAGCTCACGCACTCGGCGAGCGCGCTGGGCCTGGTGCTGGCGGCCGGCGGCATCCCGTCGCTGCTGCTCGGCCCGTGGGGCGGTGCGCTGGCCGACCGGATCGACCTGCGCCGGCTGCTGCTGGCCACCCAGGCCGCCTACGCGGTCTGCGCCGGGCTGCTCTGGGCCCTCGCCGCGTCCGGGCACGCGTCGGTGGCGGCCATCGTCGCGATCAACGTCGTCGCCGGGCTGGTGTCGATTCCGGACTCGCCGGCCCGCCAGGCCTTCGTCAGCGCGCTCGTCCCGCCGGACGACCTGGCCAGCGCGGTCAGCCTCAACGGCGTCGTCGTCAACGGCGCGCGGGTGATCGGGCCCGCGCTGGCCGGCGCGCTGATCGTCACCGTGGGGACGACACCCTGCTTCGCGGTGAACGCGATCTCCTACCTCGCGGTCATCGTCGCGTTGCTGTTCGTCCGGCCGCGGTCGGCCGGACGCCGTCCGGCCGGCCGCGCGGGCGTCGGAGCCGCGCTGACCTACGCCCGTGGCCGGCAGCAACTCTGGCTCCCGCTGACGATGATGGCGCTGGTCGGCCTGTTCGCGTTCAACTTCGCGGTCGTCCTGCCGGTGCTGGCCGACCGGACCTTGCACGGCGGCGGCGGCACGTACAGCCTGCTCTCGACGATGCTGAGCATCGGATCGGTGGCCGGGTCGCTGGCGGTCGGGCTGGTCCGGCATCCGCGCCGCCCGTACCTGGTCGCGGCGGCCGCGGCGTTCGGCGTCGGGCTGGCGCTGACCGCGGTGGCCCCGGGGGTCGTCGTGGCCTGCGCGAGCCTGCTGGTCACCGGCGTGGCCGCGTTCTCGTTCGTCACGCTCTGCTCGACGACGCTGCAGCTGCACTCGTCGTCGGAGTTCCGCGGCCGCGTCATGGCGCTCTGGGTGTTCGTCTACCTCGGGACCACCCCGATCGGCAGCGTCTTGACCGGCTGGATCGTCTCGGCCGGTGGGCCCCGGGCGGCGCTCTGGGTGGGGGCCGCGGCCTGCCTGGTGGCCGCACTCGTCGCGGGACGCGTCCACACGCCACCGCACCCCGACGCGGCCTACGCCGACCTCCCGCGGTGA
- a CDS encoding thiamine ABC transporter substrate-binding protein, with the protein MKRLVALLCVTAVLAICSCSSPDADPTVVTLLTHDSFRISPGVLADFEHRSGLKVRVLRSGDAGTLVNQAVLSKGHPQGDVLYGVDNTFLSRAVRAGIFTPYRAPTATQVPRAFDLDPAVTPIDYGDVCVNYDKAWYTAHRLAPPRTFEDLTAPAYRNQLVVENPATSSPGLAFLLGTIASFGEAGWTGWWKRLRANGALVTDTWAEAYRQRFTVGSGGQGNRPLVVSYASSPPAEVLYAAERPATAPSGVLVDTCFRQIEFAGLLAGAKNSAGGRKLVDFLLSAEFQRDLPLQEFVLPVLPGTPLPREFTAYATLPARPLTLPAGEIDAHRDAWISRWTASVLR; encoded by the coding sequence TTGAAACGGCTGGTCGCACTGCTCTGTGTGACGGCGGTGCTGGCGATCTGTTCGTGCTCGTCGCCGGACGCCGATCCCACGGTCGTCACGCTGCTCACCCACGACTCGTTCCGGATCAGCCCGGGCGTGCTGGCCGACTTCGAGCACCGCAGCGGCCTGAAGGTCCGGGTGCTGCGCTCCGGGGACGCCGGAACGCTGGTCAACCAGGCCGTCCTGAGCAAGGGTCACCCGCAGGGCGACGTGCTGTACGGCGTCGACAACACGTTCCTCTCCCGGGCGGTCCGGGCCGGGATCTTCACGCCGTACCGGGCGCCGACCGCGACCCAGGTCCCGCGCGCCTTCGACCTCGACCCGGCCGTCACGCCGATCGACTACGGCGACGTGTGCGTCAACTACGACAAGGCCTGGTACACCGCGCACCGGCTGGCGCCCCCGCGGACGTTCGAGGACCTGACCGCGCCGGCCTACCGGAACCAACTGGTGGTCGAGAACCCGGCCACGTCCTCGCCGGGGCTGGCGTTCCTCCTCGGCACGATCGCCTCCTTCGGCGAGGCGGGGTGGACGGGCTGGTGGAAACGCCTGCGGGCGAACGGGGCGCTGGTGACCGACACCTGGGCCGAGGCCTACCGTCAGCGGTTCACCGTCGGCTCCGGGGGCCAGGGCAACCGTCCGCTGGTCGTCTCGTACGCGTCCAGCCCACCGGCCGAGGTGCTGTACGCGGCCGAGCGCCCGGCGACCGCGCCCTCCGGCGTCCTCGTCGACACCTGCTTCCGGCAGATCGAGTTCGCCGGTCTGCTGGCCGGGGCGAAGAATTCGGCCGGTGGCCGCAAGCTCGTCGACTTCCTGCTCTCGGCCGAGTTCCAGCGGGACCTGCCGCTGCAGGAGTTCGTGCTCCCGGTCCTGCCGGGCACCCCGCTACCGCGCGAGTTCACCGCCTACGCGACGCTCCCGGCCCGGCCGCTCACGCTGCCGGCCGGGGAGATCGACGCGCACCGGGACGCCTGGATCTCCCGGTGGACGGCCTCCGTCCTGCGCTGA
- a CDS encoding thiamine pyrophosphate-dependent enzyme, protein MSHTVADQLVAFLAEAGVRRIYGIVGDSLNAFSDAVRRSGRLEWVHVHNEEAAAFAASAEAQVTGRLAVCAGSCGPGNTHLIQGVLDAHRSGAPVLALASHIASRQIGSGFFQETKPEALFAPASHYCETVAHPEQMARLSRLAVQNAVGKSGASVLVLPGDVLAADAVEHDRPERLVTSAPRTAPDPEEIRELADRIAAADKVAIFAGIGCTDARAEVLELAGRLQAPIGHTLRGKDVFGWDNPFDVGMTGLLGYGACYEALHEADLVLLLGTDFPYDDFLPGARTVQVDRDPARLGRRTPLVQGVAADVGLTLRALLPLLEQRTGRKFLDTMLRHTEHTLRTAVEAYTGEHHQRIPIHPEYLARVVDRAAAPDAVFTVDTGMCCTWAARYLTPTGQRRILGSFVHGSMANALPMAIGAQFAAPGRQVVSFSGDGGLAMLLGELLTVRRHRLPVKTVVFNNSSLGMVRLEMMVAGDPPFETDHEPVDFAAIAAAAGLYAERVTDPANLTGAVEKWLAHDGPALLDVVTTPDALEVPSHVTIAETRGFALSLGKTVLGGGVGEAIELARQNLRNIPH, encoded by the coding sequence GTGAGCCACACTGTCGCCGATCAACTCGTCGCCTTTCTCGCCGAGGCCGGCGTGCGCCGCATCTACGGCATCGTCGGCGACAGCCTCAACGCGTTCAGCGACGCGGTCCGGCGCAGCGGCCGGCTGGAGTGGGTGCACGTCCACAACGAGGAGGCGGCCGCGTTCGCGGCGTCGGCCGAAGCGCAGGTCACCGGTCGGCTGGCGGTCTGCGCCGGCAGTTGCGGGCCGGGCAACACGCACCTGATCCAGGGCGTGCTCGACGCGCACCGGTCGGGTGCGCCGGTCCTCGCGCTCGCCTCGCACATCGCGTCACGGCAGATCGGCAGCGGGTTCTTCCAGGAGACCAAGCCCGAGGCGCTGTTCGCCCCGGCCAGCCATTACTGCGAGACGGTCGCCCACCCCGAGCAGATGGCCCGGCTGTCCCGGCTGGCGGTCCAGAACGCGGTCGGGAAGAGCGGCGCCTCGGTGCTCGTGCTCCCCGGCGACGTCCTGGCCGCCGACGCGGTGGAGCACGACCGGCCGGAGCGGCTGGTCACCTCCGCCCCGCGGACCGCTCCCGACCCCGAGGAGATCCGCGAGCTGGCCGATCGGATCGCCGCGGCCGACAAGGTCGCGATCTTCGCCGGCATCGGCTGCACGGACGCCCGCGCCGAGGTGCTCGAGCTGGCCGGGCGGCTGCAGGCCCCGATCGGGCACACGCTGCGCGGCAAGGACGTCTTCGGGTGGGACAACCCGTTCGACGTCGGCATGACCGGGCTGCTCGGCTATGGCGCCTGCTACGAGGCGCTGCACGAGGCCGACCTCGTCCTGCTGCTCGGCACCGACTTCCCCTACGACGACTTCCTGCCCGGCGCCCGGACGGTCCAGGTCGACCGCGACCCGGCCCGGCTCGGGCGTCGGACGCCGCTGGTGCAGGGCGTGGCCGCGGACGTCGGGCTGACGCTGCGCGCGCTGTTGCCGCTGCTGGAACAGCGCACCGGGCGGAAGTTCCTCGACACGATGCTGCGCCACACCGAGCACACGCTGCGCACCGCGGTCGAGGCGTACACCGGCGAGCACCACCAGCGCATCCCGATCCACCCCGAGTACCTGGCCCGCGTCGTGGACCGGGCCGCCGCCCCGGACGCCGTCTTCACCGTCGACACTGGCATGTGCTGCACCTGGGCGGCCAGGTACCTGACGCCCACCGGGCAGCGCCGGATCCTCGGCTCGTTCGTCCACGGGTCGATGGCCAACGCGCTTCCGATGGCGATCGGCGCGCAGTTCGCCGCGCCCGGCCGCCAGGTCGTCTCGTTCTCCGGCGACGGCGGTCTGGCGATGCTGCTGGGCGAGCTGCTCACGGTCAGGCGGCACCGGCTCCCGGTGAAGACCGTCGTCTTCAACAACTCCAGCCTCGGCATGGTGCGGCTGGAGATGATGGTCGCCGGCGACCCGCCGTTCGAGACCGACCACGAACCGGTCGACTTCGCCGCGATCGCCGCCGCCGCGGGCCTCTACGCCGAGCGCGTCACCGACCCCGCTAATCTGACCGGAGCGGTCGAGAAATGGCTCGCGCACGACGGCCCGGCGCTTCTCGACGTCGTCACCACGCCCGACGCTCTGGAGGTGCCGTCGCACGTGACCATCGCCGAGACCAGGGGATTCGCGCTGTCGCTGGGCAAGACGGTGCTCGGCGGCGGGGTGGGCGAGGCGATCGAGCTGGCCCGGCAGAACCTCCGCAACATCCCGCACTGA